A section of the Pithys albifrons albifrons isolate INPA30051 chromosome 4, PitAlb_v1, whole genome shotgun sequence genome encodes:
- the LOC139670968 gene encoding histamine H3 receptor-like, producing the protein MHNSSAETLHVAAECNETWPTQLPSSEFSLGVLVLLAFLMVMLCLVTILGNILVILAFMLDRNLRHRSNYFFLNLAVSDFAVGVFCIPLYIPYSLTGKWYLGRGVCKLWLVMDYLLCTASVFNIVLISYDRFLSVTKAVSYRAQQGITSNPAIKMVAIWVLAFLLYCPAILFWEHVAGHSTVAADQCYAEFYDNWYFLLCASTLEFFVPLLLVTYFNMHIFHSIQRRQRHGNVQDCEPPRSSSLSWRFCVLPRSGASSPSSEVEDSISSSMRPKKESSVADCSSPYRGNSVTPENDFSVSLYAKTRSKLQQDKKIAKSLAIIVCVFVICWAPYSLLMIIRGACQGTCVHNSLYEATFWLLWINSSLNPFLYPLCHVKFRMAFLKILCPKVFGTLRSRSF; encoded by the exons ATGCATAACAGCAGTGCTGAAACTCTGCATGTGGCTGCAGAGTGTAATGAGACTTGGCCCACTCAGTTGCCAAGCTCTGAGTTTTCACTGGGAGTGTTGGTGCTACTGGCTTTCCTCATGGTGATGCTGTGTCTGGTCACCATCCTTGGAAACATCCTGGTGATCCTTGCTTTCATGCTGGACAGAAACCTTAGGCATCGGAGTAACTATTTCTTTCTCAATCTGGCTGTTTCTGACTTTGCAGTGG GTGTGTTCTGCATACCTCTCTACATCCCTTATAGCCTGACAGGGAAATGGTACTTGGGAAGAGGCGTCTGCAAGCTCTGGCTAGTTATGGACTATCTCCTGTGCACAGCTTCAGTATTTAACATTGTTCTTATCAGCTATGACCGTTTCCTGTCAGTTACTAAAGCT GTATCTtacagagcccagcagggaaTAACATCCAACCCTGCCATCAAGATGGTGGCCATATGGGTCTTAGCCTTTCTTCTTTACTGCCCAGCAATCCTCTTTTGGGAGCATGtagctggacacagcacagtAGCAGCAGATCAGTGCTATGCTGAGTTTTATGACAACTGGTACTTTCTGCTGTGTGCATCCACCCTGGAGTTCTTCGTGCCACTGCTCTTGGTGACCTACTTCAACATGCACATCTTCCACAGCATCCAGAGGCGCCAGCGGCATGGCAACGTGCAGGACTGTGAGCCTCCAAGGAGCAGCAGTTTGTCCTGGAGATTTTGCGTCTTGCCAAGGTCAGGGGCATCTTCTCCTTCTTCGGAAGTAGAGGACAGCATTTCTTCTTCCATGAGACCAAAGAAAGAGTCTTCAGTAGCTGACTGCTCATCTCCATACAGAGGGAACTCTGTTACTCCAGAAAAtgacttttctgtttctctctatGCAAAAACTAGATCAAAACTGCAGCAGGACAAGAAAATTGCGAAGTCGCTTGCCataattgtgtgtgtgtttgtcatTTGCTGGGCTCCATACTCTTTACTAATGATTATTCGTGGGGCCTGCCAGGGAACTTGTGTCCATAACTCTTTGTATGAAGCAACCTTTTGGCTTTTATGGATCAATTCCTCTCTGAATCCATTTCTTTACCCTCTCTGTCATGTTAAATTTCGAATggcttttcttaaaatattgtGTCCCAAGGTGTTTGGCACATTGAGATCACGCTccttttag